A single Panulirus ornatus isolate Po-2019 chromosome 18, ASM3632096v1, whole genome shotgun sequence DNA region contains:
- the LOC139755104 gene encoding uncharacterized protein isoform X2, producing the protein MAVSPTGGRPYINRHDTFRRRLPSLRFSVDAVNLTGVCSADGGIGMMSLAKRAVRWCPTRALRRGLSLFLLWCSLCYLVFRFSGQEESALSHGGTMTGRLLLQKIVETRAPPLATTETAPNVTTEFNPFELEPSIDKSPSLSDQDLAEKIQAKIPNLPIRYWQKHKGKVMSKNKTCAKFPSLYEISFNNMYWQTMRTSNGTFHLYGAYYDNRTLVVMKPVIRILGMIDRLEPQVKTHCQLWFDGYKEPVFAKVWEYKYIWYKKWGNYKNGLFQPYLIACQIPPGHRHLVPESVSLVERPCDMATTNLRVINNRPEGGVKENFAVCVKGLDFLHDDLSVRLVEWLELLFVLGANKVFLYDLEVHPNISKVLAYYEEQGRVEVTKLTLPGEQPNIPGLLHMYLKSKVTNKRQNELIPYNDCLYKNMYRYKYIALLDTDEVIMPKSTMSWKTLMETVIPKALKTKKDPRASYNVRNVYFFDTMRHSHGWFREIPHYMHMLQHVYRSRNYTKPGQYVKCFHDPERVLTLHNHFPLACLGGGCSSYAIDTEDAHLQHYRADCVTTLKKSCSQEYKNHTLLDTTIWRFREPLVTRVTETLLRLGFFSPPTSSRSTDVPASAVRRK; encoded by the exons ACGGCGGGATAGGCATGATGAGTCTAGCCAAGAGAGCAGTGCGCTGGTGTCCAACACGAGCTCTTCGTCGTGGCCTCTCACTCTTCCTGCTCTGGTGTTCCCTCTGTTACCTCGTCTTCAG GTTCTCTGGCCAAGAAGAGTCAGCATTAAGCCATGGTGGGACAATGACAGGCCGTCTCTTGCTACAAAAGATTGTGGAAACGCGAGCACCGCCTCTTGCCACAACAGAAACAGCACCCAATGTGACCACAGAATTCAACCCCTTTGAGCTGGAGCCATCCATCGATAAGTCTCCATCACTGTCAGACCAAGACCTGGCTGAGAAGATTCAGGCCAAAATACCCAACTTGCCAATTCGCTATTGGCAGAAGCACAAGGGCAAAGTCATGTCAAAGAACAAGACTTGCGCTAAGTTCCCATCCCTCTATGAAATAAGTTTCAACAACATGTATTGGCAAACAATGAGGACCAGCAATGGCACTTTTCATCTCTATGGTGCATATTATGATAACAGAACTTTGGTAGTCATGAAACCAGTTATTCGTATTTTAGGCATGATTGATCGCCTTGAGCCCCAGGTGAAGACCCACTGCCAACTCTGGTTTGATGGATATAAGGAGCCAGTGTTTGCTAAAGTTTGGGAGTATAAATACATCTGGTATAAAAAATGGGGAAACTATAAGAATGGGTTGTTTCAGCCTTACTTGATAGCATGCCAGATTCCTCCAGGGCACCGTCATTTGGTGCCCGAGTCAGTCTCCTTAGTGGAGCGACCATGTGACATGGCAACTACAAACCTCAGAGTTATAAACAATCGACCTGAAGGAGGAGTAAAAGAAAATTTTGCAGTCTGTGTAAAGGGACTTGACTTCTTGCATGATGATTTGAGTGTGAGACTGGTTGAGTGGTTAGAGCTGCTTTTCGTTTTGGGTGCAAATAAAGTTTTCCTCTACGATCTTGAAGTTCATCCCAATATATCAAAGGTATTGGCATATTATGAAGAACAGGGACGCGTAGAGGTGACCAAGTTGACATTGCCAGGTGAGCAACCAAATATCCCTGGTCTTCTTCATATGTATCTTAAGTCTAAAGTAACCAATAAGCGGCAGAATGAATTGATCCCCTATAATGACTGTCTTTACAAAAATATGTACCGCTATAAATACATTGCTTTGCTGGATACGGATGAAGTTATCATGCCTAAAAGCACTATGTCTTGGAAAACCCTTATGGAAACCGTCATACCTAAAGCTCTCAAAACAAAGAAGGATCCACGGGCATCCTATAATGTCCGTAATGTTTACTTCTTTGACACTATGCGACACTCCCATGGATGGTTCAGAGAGATACCTCATTATATGCATATGCTGCAGCATGTTTATCGTTCCCGGAATTATACCAAGCCTGGACAGTATGTGAAGTGTTTCCATGACCCTGAGCGGGTTTTGACTCTACATAACCATTTTCCTCTAGCTTGTCTTGGTGGAGGCTGTTCATCTTATGCAATAGATACAGAAGATGCTCATTTGCAGCACTATCGTGCAGACTGTGTAACTACTCTTAAAAAGTCATGTTCTCAAGAGTACAAGAACCACACACTTTTAGATACCACTATATGGAGGTTCCGAGAACCTCTGGTGACACGTGTTACAGAAACACTTTTGCGCCTTGGCTTTTTTAGCCCACCAACATCATCAAGATCTACTGACGTCCCAGCATCTGCTGTCAGGAGAAAGTGA
- the LOC139755104 gene encoding uncharacterized protein isoform X3 — translation MAVSPTGGRPYINRHDTFRRRLPSLRFSVDAVNLTDGGIGMMSLAKRAVRWCPTRALRRGLSLFLLWCSLCYLVFRFSGQEESALSHGGTMTGRLLLQKIVETRAPPLATTETAPNVTTEFNPFELEPSIDKSPSLSDQDLAEKIQAKIPNLPIRYWQKHKGKVMSKNKTCAKFPSLYEISFNNMYWQTMRTSNGTFHLYGAYYDNRTLVVMKPVIRILGMIDRLEPQVKTHCQLWFDGYKEPVFAKVWEYKYIWYKKWGNYKNGLFQPYLIACQIPPGHRHLVPESVSLVERPCDMATTNLRVINNRPEGGVKENFAVCVKGLDFLHDDLSVRLVEWLELLFVLGANKVFLYDLEVHPNISKVLAYYEEQGRVEVTKLTLPGEQPNIPGLLHMYLKSKVTNKRQNELIPYNDCLYKNMYRYKYIALLDTDEVIMPKSTMSWKTLMETVIPKALKTKKDPRASYNVRNVYFFDTMRHSHGWFREIPHYMHMLQHVYRSRNYTKPGQYVKCFHDPERVLTLHNHFPLACLGGGCSSYAIDTEDAHLQHYRADCVTTLKKSCSQEYKNHTLLDTTIWRFREPLVTRVTETLLRLGFFSPPTSSRSTDVPASAVRRK, via the exons ACGGCGGGATAGGCATGATGAGTCTAGCCAAGAGAGCAGTGCGCTGGTGTCCAACACGAGCTCTTCGTCGTGGCCTCTCACTCTTCCTGCTCTGGTGTTCCCTCTGTTACCTCGTCTTCAG GTTCTCTGGCCAAGAAGAGTCAGCATTAAGCCATGGTGGGACAATGACAGGCCGTCTCTTGCTACAAAAGATTGTGGAAACGCGAGCACCGCCTCTTGCCACAACAGAAACAGCACCCAATGTGACCACAGAATTCAACCCCTTTGAGCTGGAGCCATCCATCGATAAGTCTCCATCACTGTCAGACCAAGACCTGGCTGAGAAGATTCAGGCCAAAATACCCAACTTGCCAATTCGCTATTGGCAGAAGCACAAGGGCAAAGTCATGTCAAAGAACAAGACTTGCGCTAAGTTCCCATCCCTCTATGAAATAAGTTTCAACAACATGTATTGGCAAACAATGAGGACCAGCAATGGCACTTTTCATCTCTATGGTGCATATTATGATAACAGAACTTTGGTAGTCATGAAACCAGTTATTCGTATTTTAGGCATGATTGATCGCCTTGAGCCCCAGGTGAAGACCCACTGCCAACTCTGGTTTGATGGATATAAGGAGCCAGTGTTTGCTAAAGTTTGGGAGTATAAATACATCTGGTATAAAAAATGGGGAAACTATAAGAATGGGTTGTTTCAGCCTTACTTGATAGCATGCCAGATTCCTCCAGGGCACCGTCATTTGGTGCCCGAGTCAGTCTCCTTAGTGGAGCGACCATGTGACATGGCAACTACAAACCTCAGAGTTATAAACAATCGACCTGAAGGAGGAGTAAAAGAAAATTTTGCAGTCTGTGTAAAGGGACTTGACTTCTTGCATGATGATTTGAGTGTGAGACTGGTTGAGTGGTTAGAGCTGCTTTTCGTTTTGGGTGCAAATAAAGTTTTCCTCTACGATCTTGAAGTTCATCCCAATATATCAAAGGTATTGGCATATTATGAAGAACAGGGACGCGTAGAGGTGACCAAGTTGACATTGCCAGGTGAGCAACCAAATATCCCTGGTCTTCTTCATATGTATCTTAAGTCTAAAGTAACCAATAAGCGGCAGAATGAATTGATCCCCTATAATGACTGTCTTTACAAAAATATGTACCGCTATAAATACATTGCTTTGCTGGATACGGATGAAGTTATCATGCCTAAAAGCACTATGTCTTGGAAAACCCTTATGGAAACCGTCATACCTAAAGCTCTCAAAACAAAGAAGGATCCACGGGCATCCTATAATGTCCGTAATGTTTACTTCTTTGACACTATGCGACACTCCCATGGATGGTTCAGAGAGATACCTCATTATATGCATATGCTGCAGCATGTTTATCGTTCCCGGAATTATACCAAGCCTGGACAGTATGTGAAGTGTTTCCATGACCCTGAGCGGGTTTTGACTCTACATAACCATTTTCCTCTAGCTTGTCTTGGTGGAGGCTGTTCATCTTATGCAATAGATACAGAAGATGCTCATTTGCAGCACTATCGTGCAGACTGTGTAACTACTCTTAAAAAGTCATGTTCTCAAGAGTACAAGAACCACACACTTTTAGATACCACTATATGGAGGTTCCGAGAACCTCTGGTGACACGTGTTACAGAAACACTTTTGCGCCTTGGCTTTTTTAGCCCACCAACATCATCAAGATCTACTGACGTCCCAGCATCTGCTGTCAGGAGAAAGTGA
- the LOC139755104 gene encoding uncharacterized protein isoform X4, translated as MEGVCSADGGIGMMSLAKRAVRWCPTRALRRGLSLFLLWCSLCYLVFRFSGQEESALSHGGTMTGRLLLQKIVETRAPPLATTETAPNVTTEFNPFELEPSIDKSPSLSDQDLAEKIQAKIPNLPIRYWQKHKGKVMSKNKTCAKFPSLYEISFNNMYWQTMRTSNGTFHLYGAYYDNRTLVVMKPVIRILGMIDRLEPQVKTHCQLWFDGYKEPVFAKVWEYKYIWYKKWGNYKNGLFQPYLIACQIPPGHRHLVPESVSLVERPCDMATTNLRVINNRPEGGVKENFAVCVKGLDFLHDDLSVRLVEWLELLFVLGANKVFLYDLEVHPNISKVLAYYEEQGRVEVTKLTLPGEQPNIPGLLHMYLKSKVTNKRQNELIPYNDCLYKNMYRYKYIALLDTDEVIMPKSTMSWKTLMETVIPKALKTKKDPRASYNVRNVYFFDTMRHSHGWFREIPHYMHMLQHVYRSRNYTKPGQYVKCFHDPERVLTLHNHFPLACLGGGCSSYAIDTEDAHLQHYRADCVTTLKKSCSQEYKNHTLLDTTIWRFREPLVTRVTETLLRLGFFSPPTSSRSTDVPASAVRRK; from the exons ACGGCGGGATAGGCATGATGAGTCTAGCCAAGAGAGCAGTGCGCTGGTGTCCAACACGAGCTCTTCGTCGTGGCCTCTCACTCTTCCTGCTCTGGTGTTCCCTCTGTTACCTCGTCTTCAG GTTCTCTGGCCAAGAAGAGTCAGCATTAAGCCATGGTGGGACAATGACAGGCCGTCTCTTGCTACAAAAGATTGTGGAAACGCGAGCACCGCCTCTTGCCACAACAGAAACAGCACCCAATGTGACCACAGAATTCAACCCCTTTGAGCTGGAGCCATCCATCGATAAGTCTCCATCACTGTCAGACCAAGACCTGGCTGAGAAGATTCAGGCCAAAATACCCAACTTGCCAATTCGCTATTGGCAGAAGCACAAGGGCAAAGTCATGTCAAAGAACAAGACTTGCGCTAAGTTCCCATCCCTCTATGAAATAAGTTTCAACAACATGTATTGGCAAACAATGAGGACCAGCAATGGCACTTTTCATCTCTATGGTGCATATTATGATAACAGAACTTTGGTAGTCATGAAACCAGTTATTCGTATTTTAGGCATGATTGATCGCCTTGAGCCCCAGGTGAAGACCCACTGCCAACTCTGGTTTGATGGATATAAGGAGCCAGTGTTTGCTAAAGTTTGGGAGTATAAATACATCTGGTATAAAAAATGGGGAAACTATAAGAATGGGTTGTTTCAGCCTTACTTGATAGCATGCCAGATTCCTCCAGGGCACCGTCATTTGGTGCCCGAGTCAGTCTCCTTAGTGGAGCGACCATGTGACATGGCAACTACAAACCTCAGAGTTATAAACAATCGACCTGAAGGAGGAGTAAAAGAAAATTTTGCAGTCTGTGTAAAGGGACTTGACTTCTTGCATGATGATTTGAGTGTGAGACTGGTTGAGTGGTTAGAGCTGCTTTTCGTTTTGGGTGCAAATAAAGTTTTCCTCTACGATCTTGAAGTTCATCCCAATATATCAAAGGTATTGGCATATTATGAAGAACAGGGACGCGTAGAGGTGACCAAGTTGACATTGCCAGGTGAGCAACCAAATATCCCTGGTCTTCTTCATATGTATCTTAAGTCTAAAGTAACCAATAAGCGGCAGAATGAATTGATCCCCTATAATGACTGTCTTTACAAAAATATGTACCGCTATAAATACATTGCTTTGCTGGATACGGATGAAGTTATCATGCCTAAAAGCACTATGTCTTGGAAAACCCTTATGGAAACCGTCATACCTAAAGCTCTCAAAACAAAGAAGGATCCACGGGCATCCTATAATGTCCGTAATGTTTACTTCTTTGACACTATGCGACACTCCCATGGATGGTTCAGAGAGATACCTCATTATATGCATATGCTGCAGCATGTTTATCGTTCCCGGAATTATACCAAGCCTGGACAGTATGTGAAGTGTTTCCATGACCCTGAGCGGGTTTTGACTCTACATAACCATTTTCCTCTAGCTTGTCTTGGTGGAGGCTGTTCATCTTATGCAATAGATACAGAAGATGCTCATTTGCAGCACTATCGTGCAGACTGTGTAACTACTCTTAAAAAGTCATGTTCTCAAGAGTACAAGAACCACACACTTTTAGATACCACTATATGGAGGTTCCGAGAACCTCTGGTGACACGTGTTACAGAAACACTTTTGCGCCTTGGCTTTTTTAGCCCACCAACATCATCAAGATCTACTGACGTCCCAGCATCTGCTGTCAGGAGAAAGTGA